The window CATGCTCAGGTTTTGATATGCCAAATCCAACCGCGACGGGTTTGCTTGTTGCCTCTTTGATTTGTTGTAGAAGAGATTGAACTTGTTCGTTAACAGACTCTCTTGTACCTGTAACTCCTACTGAACTTACCTGAAAAGACCTCGATAATAACATTCACACGCATAAGAACACGAACTTACACACATCATCATGTACTAATCTAAAGAATCGTGAAACGCTGATTCTTACGAGATAGATAAATCCTTCAGATGCTTCAACAATGGCGTTCATTCGTTCTTTCGGGGTTGTGGGTGTTGTGAGCAATACCTTGAGGacaatatagtatataatagggtaaaaatagaagaaaacagTTTGCTACGAAATATGATGTCTTTGTGACAGCTAGAGGAAAATAACTTACTAGTTCAATCTGCTGCTTCCGAGCTTCAATCCGCAGAGTCTCAGTCTCCTCGAGTGGAACATCAGGAACAAGAAGGCCTATGAAGAGACACCATGTTATGTAAAACAAACTGTTAATATAGAGAAGACAATAACCACAAATAAATGGAAGCAAATGGTGTCAAAACTGAGCCCTGCAAAAAGAATAAGCAGTTACTTAGGAGAAAAGATGAAAATGTTAAATGTACCATGAACTCCAGCATCTTTAATAATAGTCATATAGTTCTCGATTCCCCGGCGCAGGATTGGATTGTAATACGTAAACAATGCAATTGGACAAGATAACTGAGGGATAACCTGAGAAATTTGGAATATAAAAAAGAGTCTCTTTcttaagaaaactaaaaccaCAAAGGCTACGAGAGGAGGTAAagtaaacaaaagcaaaaccaagACACACCTCTTTAAGCATAGTGATAATGGAGTTAAAGTTGGTTCCTTTAAGCAACGAACGTCTCGCAGCAGCCTAAACCAAGAACGAGAAGGTTTATATATTCAGAATAAGATTGAAAGTTTGCTGCTTCTGTGGATCGAACCTGGATTGCTGGACCATCAGCCAATGGATCAGAGTATGGAACACCGAGTTCAATAATGTCCGAGCCACACGAATCAAGCACTTTAAGAGCTTTTGCTGCAGTAGAAAGATCTGGATCACCAGCTGTGATATATGGAATCAGAGCCACCTGTAAAAGTATCGAAAAGCCCCCAGATCAGAGTCTGGGGAGgaatcaaaattgaaactttggGGATTTTTGAAGAGAAGTTACATACTTTGCCTTGTTTCTTTAACCTTGCGAAAGTCTCTGATAGACCAACCGTGGTGGGACGGTTCTTAAGAGAATCCATTGTGCTGAGctttcgaagaagaagatgaaagtagCGACTTAAGCGCGAGTAGAGTGAGTGGCTTTGACTCTCTTTTGCAGAACTAGAATCAAAACGTCAACACAATACCGGTTTAATCATTCGAACCGAACAAAATATAAACCGATTTGAAAATCAAACTGGAGATCCGGTTTAACACAAAAGTCTTTCCAACACTGTagaataaaaacacaaattccAACTGaataaaaaattggttttcCATTGgtatctaaaatttataacccgaataccaaaataattaaaccgGAACTGAACCAACATCTAGAATGGGCATCCCTAACTACGATGTTCCAAATAATACAATATACAATCAGATTCAATTCCCAATTCTAATCCCAATAGAGTAACtttgtaacaaaatataaaaaatcatgtCACTATAACTTGTGTATAAAAACAATGCCGGCCCTTGATGCTAAAATCTGATAATgatattttcaagaaaatatatcTCTGCTGCTCAATTCTTATGATCAGGTGTAATCTCGTTGTTTGTGTCCCCTGCTGCGTTGTTTCTTAATCTGCTGAGCTGAATCCCTGCAAACCCTGCACCAGGACCAGGAGCAGGACCAGAACCAGCACCAGGAGCAGGAGCAGAACCAGAACCAGAATCAGGACCAGCCTGGGAGCCTCCTTCGGTTCCATTACTAGCTTTTagttctctcttttgctttacTTTCTGTGCCCAACCAACAAGACCAACCTGCACATTCTCCTCAAATATAGCTTTCTTGAAGCTACTTCCCATCTGTTGTAACATAAGAGGACGGTCACTTCttcagaaattttaaaaactagaCCAAAAGATTCTGAAGCTTTATAGTTGAAACTAGTTTTTCACCTGTGAGACAATGGCATAAAGTGGCAGTGTACTGTAACTGCAAAGCACTTGAATGAAGACcctaaataaaagaagaaatatattggTATAAAACGAGATTTATTAACTGAAACATATCAACAATGTATGAAACTTTTGCTTACCCGATGACCAATCTTGGAACAATGTATCTCACCTGTCCCATAATGCACGAGTCGAAGCCGTATGTAACCTAGAATATACTTATTAGTCTTAACCATTATAGGTGAATCttggagttttgtttttttcttaaagaacCTGACTTAcccaaatccaaaagaaaaacgCAATCTCGAAAGCATTTTGGAAAAGGATAAAATGGATCAAGTAGAGAACAACTTGAGGTTTGCTGAACCAGAAATGCTCATCAGAGGGTTTCACCACTAAGTCTCCTTCAATAGCTACATGTTTCTCTGCAACTTCGTGAGCTAACTGCGAAATCACATGCTCCAACTTTGTTCCCACAGCAAGAAGCAGCTTTGGATGTTCAAAAACATAGGGACAAAAGTAAGTTTTAACTGAAAGAAGATTTCAGCAGTCTGAGAAAACGAAATGGGGAAATAAACAATTGACTCACAATAAAGGGAATGAAGGCTATCCAGAAATATGTGTGCCATCCTGCAAGATAGTGTAGCTTCGATATAAAAGGACTCcaatttatatttgaaaaaaagcGTTTCATTAGATCAAAACTAGACATAAGAAAATGAATTTATGAAGCATACCATTAACATTGAGCAACAAGAAGATGACGACGAAGATCCAAAGATACCAACTAATACCAACAACTTGTTTGAAATCATCCTCCAGAGCACGCATCATATACTTGTGGAAATTAAGCTTAGGATTTCCCTTACAATGTGTCTGCAAAACAGCCAAATAGATGAGAGTCTCTAACTGACCAAAGCAACTTATTTCCATTACCAATATTcaacttttgaaaaataatcaaaattttaccGTAATGAAACCAAGACGTAAAGTCACATAATCTGATTTCGTCACAGATCCATAGAATTGCTTAAGAAAGGATTGCTGTTATGTAAACAACGGGATCTCAATATTGGGTGGTTACAAAGGATAGATAACAGAAATAAAACAAGCAATGTAATTTGAAAACACCATACCGTCCATCCGAGAATGATTGA is drawn from Camelina sativa cultivar DH55 chromosome 8, Cs, whole genome shotgun sequence and contains these coding sequences:
- the LOC104707834 gene encoding MLO-like protein 1, with product MGHGGEGMSLEFTPTWVVAGVCTVIVAISLAVERLLHHFGTVLKKKKQKPLYEALQKVKEELMLLGFISLLLTVFQGLISKFCVKEDVLMHMLPCSLDSRAEAEASGHKNVTAEEHFQSFLPIVGTTRRLLAEHAAAAVGYCSEKQKVPLLSLEALHHLHIFIFVLAISHVTFCVLTVVFGSTRIHQWKKWEDMIADENFDPETALRKRRVTHVQNHAFIKEHFLGIGKDSIILGWTQSFLKQFYGSVTKSDYVTLRLGFITTHCKGNPKLNFHKYMMRALEDDFKQVVGISWYLWIFVVIFLLLNVNGWHTYFWIAFIPFILLLAVGTKLEHVISQLAHEVAEKHVAIEGDLVVKPSDEHFWFSKPQVVLYLIHFILFQNAFEIAFFFWIWVTYGFDSCIMGQVRYIVPRLVIGVFIQVLCSYSTLPLYAIVSQMGSSFKKAIFEENVQVGLVGWAQKVKQKRELKASNGTEGGSQAGPDSGSGSAPAPGAGSGPAPGPGAGFAGIQLSRLRNNAAGDTNNEITPDHKN
- the LOC104707832 gene encoding tryptophan synthase alpha chain, giving the protein MDSLKNRPTTVGLSETFARLKKQGKVALIPYITAGDPDLSTAAKALKVLDSCGSDIIELGVPYSDPLADGPAIQAAARRSLLKGTNFNSIITMLKEVIPQLSCPIALFTYYNPILRRGIENYMTIIKDAGVHGLLVPDVPLEETETLRIEARKQQIELVLLTTPTTPKERMNAIVEASEGFIYLVSSVGVTGTRESVNEQVQSLLQQIKEATSKPVAVGFGISKPEHVKQVAEWGADGVIVGSAMVKILGESESPEQGLKELEVFTKSLKSALVS